Proteins found in one Triticum aestivum cultivar Chinese Spring chromosome 4D, IWGSC CS RefSeq v2.1, whole genome shotgun sequence genomic segment:
- the LOC123098467 gene encoding uncharacterized protein isoform X2, which translates to MPQTKATVSTGGSAALAALHGNTTAQDSEESAAKHRTKKARTVSSGETSMVDADASLGGDMVHGHPAKEPDTAKDFQKSDSDETVLHAKEENEEVKEAELLIQMMNDLGIGEHVSDDEFNAYFDQLPSMPRIYPDAVKLTSEELDKQVVRLALYRFRSYKHKVKEEGKDDTLGLKDVSEDECDRQFLKKWGYFKPIEENWTLDWYFHPDYCKDPSLSDYQRLVLRNYGGTEYGRWSGYHEFLCSHVIEEEYANYCEELFKQLQWMEGYLDARRPSYKWDCISSRGAFQAIKIAATTFPKISASLAYYGYHECIASMGYDSFWFKELDGVYFEIWRRVTQRMMSFREALEEVYNLDRFPLRQHRMKVALEDDYIMGRMKSEYRACTAAITPEVS; encoded by the exons ATGCCGCAGACGAAGGCTACGGTCTCGACCGGAGGATCTGCCGCCCTGGCTGCCCTTCACGGGAACACAACTGCCCAGGATTCCGAAGAATCCGCCGCCAAGCACCGTACAAAGAAGGCACGCACGGTCTCGAGCGGGGAGACCTCAATGGTGGATGCCGATGCCAGCTTGGGTGGAGACATGGTGCACGGCCACCCTGCAAAGGAGCCTGATACTGCCAAGGACTTTCAGAAATCTGATTCAGACGAGACTGTACTACATGCCAAGGAAGAAAACGAGGAGGTGAAAGAGGCGGAGCTTCTGATCCAAATGATGAATGATCTGGGCATAGGAGAGCATGTCAGCGACGACGAGTTCAACGCTTACTTTGATCAGCTACCTTCCATGCCTCGGATCTATCCTGATGCTGTCAAACTGACCAGCGAGGAGCTCGACAAGCAAGTCGTTCGCCTTGCGCTGTACCGCTTCAGATCTTACAAACACAAG GTGAAAGAGGAGGGGAAGGACGATACGCTGGGCCTTAAGGACGTTTCTGAGGACGAGTGTGATCGACAGTTTCTTAAGAAGTGGGGATACTTCAAGCCGATCGAGGAAAATTGGACACTTGATTGGTATTTCCACCCTGATTACTGCAAAGATCCTTCTCTGAGTGACTACCAACGCCTAGTCCTGCGAAATTAT GGTGGTACTGAGTACGGCAGGTGGAGTGGCTACCACGAATTCCTTTGTAGCCATGTCATTGAAGAAGAGTATGCCAATTACTGCGAGGAACTATTCAAGCAACTACAG TGGATGGAAGGTTATCTAGATGCTCGCCGGCCATCTTATAAG TGGGATTGCATATCCTCCCGGGGAGCTTTCCAAGCAATTAAGATCGCTGCTACTACCTTCCCCAAGATCAGTGCGTCTTTAGCTTACTATGGCTACCAT GAGTGTATAGCGAGCATGGGCTATGACAGTTTTTGGTTTAAGGAGTTGGACGGTGTCTATTTTGAGATTTGGCGGCGGGTCACGCAACGAATG ATGAGTTTCAGAGAAGCTCTAGAGGAGGTTTATAATCTGGACAGGTTTCCATTACGCCAACATAGGATGAAAGTTGCACTGGAGGATGACTACATCATGGGGAGAATGAAATCGGAG TACCGTGCCTGCACGGCAGCCATTACCCCGGAAGTAA GTTAA
- the LOC123098468 gene encoding phosphoserine aminotransferase 1, chloroplastic, producing the protein MASPAAAAAAATPNSMLLHRPSPKAGPSARVPARAARIRCQAVAAPAAPSPLAAAGERGVYNFAAGPATLPLSVLQRAQAELVDYRGSGMSIMEMSHRGKEFDAAIKKAEADLRALLAVPDTHEVLFLQGGATTQFAAAPLNLCASPADPADFVVSGSWSDKAFKEAKKYSAASVAWSGKAAKYTSLPADFGAMSQNPEARFLHICSNETIHGVEFKDYPEPRNEAGLLVADMSSNFCSKPVDVSRFGLIYAGAQKNVGPSGVTIAIVRKDLVGSAQPITPVMLDYKTHADNASLYNTPPCFAIYICGLVFEDLLAQGGLAEVEKKNQHKAGILYDTIDASAGYFVCPVDKPVRSLMNVPFTLAKGADSEKQFIAEAAKEGMLQLKGHRSVGGVRASIYNAMPLSGVEKLVAFMKDFQARNP; encoded by the coding sequence AtggcctcccccgccgccgccgccgccgccgccacccccaacTCCATGCTCCTCCACCGCCCGAGCCCCAAGGCGGGCCCCTCCGCCCGCGTCCCGGCGCGCGCCGCCAGGATCCGCTGCCAGGCCGTcgcggcgcccgccgccccctcccccctcgccgCCGCGGGCGAGCGCGGCGTCTACAACTTCGCGGCGGGCCCGGCCACGCTGCCCCTCTCCGTCCTCCAGAGGGCGCAGGCGGAGCTGGTCGACTACCGCGGCTCCGGCATGAGCATCATGGAGATGAGCCACCGGGGCAAGGAGTTCGACGCCGCCATCAAGAAGGCCGAGGCGGACCTGCGCGCGCTCCTCGCCGTCCCCGACACCCACGAGGTGCTCTTCCTGCAGGGCGGCGCCACCACGCAGTTCGCCGCCGCGCCGCTCAACCTCTGCGCCTCCCCCGCGGACCCCGCCGACTTCGTCGTCTCCGGCTCCTGGAGCGACAAGGCCTTCAAGGAGGCGAAAAAGTACTCGGCCGCCTCCGTCGCGTGGTCCGGCAAGGCCGCCAAGTACACCTCCCTCCCGGCGGACTTCGGGGCCATGTCGCAGAACCCCGAGGCCCGCTTCCTCCACATCTGCTCCAACGAGACCATCCACGGCGTCGAGTTCAAGGACTACCCGGAGCCGAGGAACGAGGCGGGCCTCCTCGTCGCCGACATGTCCTCCAACTTCTGCTCCAAGCCCGTCGACGTCTCCCGGTTCGGCCTCATCTACGCCGGCGCGCAGAAGAACGTCGGCCCGTCGGGCGTCACCATCGCCATCGTCCGCAAGGACCTCGTCGGCAGTGCGCAGCCGATCACGCCGGTGATGCTCGACTACAAGACCCACGCCGACAACGCCTCGCTCTACAACACCCCGCCCTGCTTCGCCATCTACATCTGCGGGCTCGTCTTCGAGGACCTGCTCGCCCAGGGCGGCCTCGCCGAGGTGGAGAAGAAGAACCAGCACAAGGCCGGCATCCTGTACGACACCATCGACGCCAGCGCCGGCTACTTCGTCTGCCCCGTGGACAAGCCGGTGCGGTCGCTCATGAACGTGCCATTCACGCTGGCCAAGGGGGCCGACTCTGAGAAGCAGTTCATCGCCGAGGCGGCCAAGGAGGGCATGCTGCAGCTCAAGGGGCACAGGTCGGTCGGCGGCGTCCGCGCCTCCATCTACAACGCCATGCCACTCTCCGGCGTGGAGAAGCTCGTCGCCTTCATGAAGGACTTCCAAGCGAGGAACCCTTGA
- the LOC123098467 gene encoding uncharacterized protein isoform X1, with protein MPQTKATVSTGGSAALAALHGNTTAQDSEESAAKHRTKKARTVSSGETSMVDADASLGGDMVHGHPAKEPDTAKDFQKSDSDETVLHAKEENEEVKEAELLIQMMNDLGIGEHVSDDEFNAYFDQLPSMPRIYPDAVKLTSEELDKQVVRLALYRFRSYKHKVKEEGKDDTLGLKDVSEDECDRQFLKKWGYFKPIEENWTLDWYFHPDYCKDPSLSDYQRLVLRNYGGTEYGRWSGYHEFLCSHVIEEEYANYCEELFKQLQWMEGYLDARRPSYKWDCISSRGAFQAIKIAATTFPKISASLAYYGYHECIASMGYDSFWFKELDGVYFEIWRRVTQRMMSFREALEEVYNLDRFPLRQHRMKVALEDDYIMGRMKSEYRACTAAITPEVKEDGAKELIAEAIRKRINKPKYYDEYIRKKIHIARVVGIIPPL; from the exons ATGCCGCAGACGAAGGCTACGGTCTCGACCGGAGGATCTGCCGCCCTGGCTGCCCTTCACGGGAACACAACTGCCCAGGATTCCGAAGAATCCGCCGCCAAGCACCGTACAAAGAAGGCACGCACGGTCTCGAGCGGGGAGACCTCAATGGTGGATGCCGATGCCAGCTTGGGTGGAGACATGGTGCACGGCCACCCTGCAAAGGAGCCTGATACTGCCAAGGACTTTCAGAAATCTGATTCAGACGAGACTGTACTACATGCCAAGGAAGAAAACGAGGAGGTGAAAGAGGCGGAGCTTCTGATCCAAATGATGAATGATCTGGGCATAGGAGAGCATGTCAGCGACGACGAGTTCAACGCTTACTTTGATCAGCTACCTTCCATGCCTCGGATCTATCCTGATGCTGTCAAACTGACCAGCGAGGAGCTCGACAAGCAAGTCGTTCGCCTTGCGCTGTACCGCTTCAGATCTTACAAACACAAG GTGAAAGAGGAGGGGAAGGACGATACGCTGGGCCTTAAGGACGTTTCTGAGGACGAGTGTGATCGACAGTTTCTTAAGAAGTGGGGATACTTCAAGCCGATCGAGGAAAATTGGACACTTGATTGGTATTTCCACCCTGATTACTGCAAAGATCCTTCTCTGAGTGACTACCAACGCCTAGTCCTGCGAAATTAT GGTGGTACTGAGTACGGCAGGTGGAGTGGCTACCACGAATTCCTTTGTAGCCATGTCATTGAAGAAGAGTATGCCAATTACTGCGAGGAACTATTCAAGCAACTACAG TGGATGGAAGGTTATCTAGATGCTCGCCGGCCATCTTATAAG TGGGATTGCATATCCTCCCGGGGAGCTTTCCAAGCAATTAAGATCGCTGCTACTACCTTCCCCAAGATCAGTGCGTCTTTAGCTTACTATGGCTACCAT GAGTGTATAGCGAGCATGGGCTATGACAGTTTTTGGTTTAAGGAGTTGGACGGTGTCTATTTTGAGATTTGGCGGCGGGTCACGCAACGAATG ATGAGTTTCAGAGAAGCTCTAGAGGAGGTTTATAATCTGGACAGGTTTCCATTACGCCAACATAGGATGAAAGTTGCACTGGAGGATGACTACATCATGGGGAGAATGAAATCGGAG TACCGTGCCTGCACGGCAGCCATTACCCCGGAA GTTAAAGAGGATGGAGCTAAGGAGTTGATTGCAGAGGCAATTAGAAAGCGG ATTAATAAGCCAAAGTACTATGATGAGTACATCAGAAAGAAGATTCACATCGCCCGCGTTGTTGGAATCATTCCTCCGCTCTAA